From Veillonella dispar, one genomic window encodes:
- the hemQ gene encoding hydrogen peroxide-dependent heme synthase, whose product MGKAIPTVEGWHSQHMVFAMDFSAWNCFTAEEKAEARNELKVFLADLEAKHQAKEGSYAFYDCNGAKGDLILWILGPSLEYLAQVERKFRRLAIASVLVQTYSYTSVTEVSAYVKAKLDTEEVNQKLYPHVPRDKYICFYNMSKKREGDDNWFMLPPQERGMLMKSHGELGKTYLDVLSEFTTGGCGLDDWEWGITIFSNDDIQFKKIVYDMRFEIASAKYGIFSDFYVGTIIDDALLEEIFG is encoded by the coding sequence ATGGGGAAAGCAATCCCTACAGTAGAAGGTTGGCATAGCCAACACATGGTATTTGCCATGGACTTTAGCGCATGGAACTGCTTTACAGCTGAAGAAAAAGCGGAAGCGCGCAACGAATTAAAAGTATTTTTAGCGGATCTTGAGGCTAAACATCAAGCTAAAGAAGGTAGCTATGCATTCTATGATTGCAATGGCGCAAAAGGGGATTTAATCCTATGGATCCTTGGTCCATCCCTTGAATACTTGGCACAAGTAGAACGCAAATTCCGTCGCCTCGCTATTGCAAGCGTATTAGTTCAAACATATTCCTATACATCTGTAACAGAAGTCAGTGCTTACGTTAAAGCTAAACTCGATACAGAAGAAGTCAACCAAAAACTGTACCCTCATGTACCTCGCGATAAATACATCTGCTTCTATAACATGAGCAAAAAACGTGAAGGTGATGACAACTGGTTCATGCTACCACCACAAGAACGCGGCATGTTGATGAAATCTCACGGCGAGCTTGGTAAAACATATTTAGACGTTCTATCTGAATTTACAACAGGTGGCTGTGGACTAGACGACTGGGAATGGGGTATTACTATCTTCAGTAACGACGACATCCAATTCAAAAAAATCGTATACGATATGCGCTTTGAAATCGCCAGTGCAAAATACGGCATCTTTAGCGACTTCTACGTTGGTACCATCATCGACGATGCATTACTAGAAGAAATCTTTGGATAA